Genomic window (Candidatus Fermentibacter sp.):
CTGGCCAGCATGAAGAGCCTCAAAACGGTATCCTGGCGGTCATGTGGAAAAGCCCGGGGTCGAGGGGATGACGGGCGGCGGTTCCTCCCCCCCAGAACTCCTCGAGAGCGGCGGAGTCGGCGGGAGCAAGAGTGTTGACGCTGTAGACGCAGATGCCGCCGGCGCCGTGTGCACGCGCCGCGCGCGCGCCGACGAGGGCGGATGTCACGCTCTGGTTGTAGACGGCCACGCCGTAGACCACCCTCCCGGGCTCTTCCTGCGTGGTGGACACGGCCAGCTCCCCGGCTCTGGACTGGTTCGTGGTATAGGCCATGGGGCAGACGAAATCGACCAGCCCGCCGCCGAGCCAGCCCTGCCAGTCGCATGCGTAGTCGGTCAGGGCCGACGAGGGATCGGCCATCACGGCACAGGAGAACGTCAGCGATGGATCGGCCGACCTCACCGCGGCCCGCGCCGACCTCACGCTCTCCGTGACCTGCGCCGCCCTGTAGCCGCGCCAGGCCTCGCCCATGCCCTCGACCGCGGGCCTCGTCCTGCCGGGCGCAGGATACAGGTCGACCGGATCGACGCCGGAGGCCAGGAAGAAACCGGCCCGGGCGGCGGGTTCGAATCCGAACGAGGCGTTCGGGTACCTGATGTAGTCGAGATGGATGCCGTCCAGGTCGTATTCGGAGGCGAGCTCCGCGCAGATCGCTGCCAGGCGCGACCTCACGGCG
Coding sequences:
- a CDS encoding family 10 glycosylhydrolase; translation: MSADGLESEARIDSLVGLAAASGANGIIVQVMGRGEAWYVSDVLPEARVLDRYDPLARVLLRAGPLGLEVHAWVNAFLSWSAPDPPADPAHVLLAHPEWFLADLRGRSSADYSRSECEAADIVGATLSPAIPAVRSRLAAICAELASEYDLDGIHLDYIRYPNASFGFEPAARAGFFLASGVDPVDLYPAPGRTRPAVEGMGEAWRGYRAAQVTESVRSARAAVRSADPSLTFSCAVMADPSSALTDYACDWQGWLGGGLVDFVCPMAYTTNQSRAGELAVSTTQEEPGRVVYGVAVYNQSVTSALVGARAARAHGAGGICVYSVNTLAPADSAALEEFWGGGTAARHPLDPGLFHMTARIPF